A window from Oceanispirochaeta sp. encodes these proteins:
- a CDS encoding efflux RND transporter periplasmic adaptor subunit yields MSEMGKNKKMSENKLTGFILIILITIVLGVLAYSILGGTPVAATGKGGPAGMKGPDKGAQNESLVYTVRSENVSMSTLKNYLKINGDVIAENSVDIYPDAAGKLTKLEISLGSYIRKGQIIAEVDPSLPGQIYIASPVRSTISGTITDLPYKVGATISSTSVPVATVGDLTDLLLVSYIPEKKMAEIALGQKAEIQFEPYGQEIFMGTVSEISPLLDRSSRTLEIRISLDKIDKRIKSGMFGSVRLFTKIRSGVLTISNDSITSSAAGTFVYVIKGDNTVEQRFFETGLTVDSVTEIVSGLTDGEQVVTRGQSMLQNGSSVKVAE; encoded by the coding sequence ATGAGTGAAATGGGAAAAAACAAAAAAATGTCTGAAAATAAACTGACCGGATTTATCCTGATCATTTTAATCACTATTGTTCTGGGGGTCCTGGCCTATAGCATCCTGGGAGGTACTCCCGTGGCTGCTACCGGTAAAGGTGGTCCAGCAGGGATGAAAGGACCGGATAAGGGGGCACAAAATGAATCCCTCGTTTATACGGTGCGCTCTGAAAATGTCTCTATGAGTACTTTAAAAAACTATTTGAAGATCAATGGTGATGTGATCGCTGAAAACAGTGTTGATATCTATCCTGATGCTGCAGGTAAACTCACAAAATTGGAGATCTCTTTAGGAAGTTATATTCGCAAAGGACAGATCATTGCCGAAGTTGATCCCTCCCTTCCTGGTCAGATCTATATTGCCAGTCCCGTACGATCCACAATCTCGGGAACCATAACAGATCTGCCTTATAAGGTGGGTGCGACAATTTCGTCCACTTCCGTACCAGTGGCAACCGTAGGGGATCTGACAGATCTGCTCCTGGTCAGTTATATCCCTGAAAAAAAAATGGCTGAAATCGCCCTGGGCCAGAAAGCTGAAATCCAGTTTGAACCTTATGGTCAGGAGATCTTTATGGGAACCGTATCAGAGATCAGCCCCTTGCTGGACCGGTCATCCAGAACCCTGGAAATCCGGATCTCCCTGGATAAGATAGACAAACGTATCAAATCGGGAATGTTCGGATCCGTCCGTCTGTTTACAAAGATCCGCTCTGGTGTTCTGACCATTTCCAACGACAGCATCACCAGTTCGGCTGCAGGAACCTTTGTGTATGTGATCAAGGGTGACAATACAGTGGAACAGCGTTTTTTTGAGACGGGCCTTACTGTTGACAGCGTCACTGAAATCGTCAGCGGACTGACTGATGGTGAACAGGTTGTTACCCGGGGACAGAGCATGCTGCAGAATGGTTCTTCCGTTAAAGTTGCGGAATAA